One window of the Oncorhynchus gorbuscha isolate QuinsamMale2020 ecotype Even-year linkage group LG17, OgorEven_v1.0, whole genome shotgun sequence genome contains the following:
- the ckba gene encoding creatine kinase, brain a isoform X2: MEKINDKMAKLTIKRLSPEEEFPDLSQHNNHMAKVLTQDMYTKLRDRATPNGFTIDGVIQTGIDNPGHPFIMTVGCVAGDEETYEVFKELLDPIIEDRHGGYKPTDKHKTDLNPDNLKGGDDLDPNYVISSRVRTGRSIRGFCLPPHCSRGERRGVEKMSVEALDSLSGDLKGKYYALKNMTDAEQQQLIDDHFLFDKPVSPLLLASGMARDWPDGRGIWHNDTKTFLVWVNEEDHLRVISMQKGGNMKEVFNRFCTGLTKIETLFKDKGTSFMWNEHLGYVLTCPSNLGTGLRAGVHVKIPNMSKHAKFEEVLKRLRLQKRGTGGVDTAAVGGTFDISNADRLGFSEVELVQMVVDGVKLLVEMEKKLEKGQSIDDLMPAQK; encoded by the exons CAATGATAAAATGGCTAAACTGACCATCAAGAGGCTGTCACCTGAGGAGGAGTTCCCTGACCTAAGCCAGCACAACAACCACATGGCCAAGGTCTTAACCCAGGACATGTACACCAAACTCCGAGACCGTGCCACCCCCAACGGCTTCACCATAGATGGTGTCATTCAGACGGGGATTGATAATCCTG GCCATCCCTTCATCATGACTGTGGGATGTGTGGCTGGAGATGAGGAGACGTACGAGGTCTTCAAGGAGCTGCTGGATCCCATCATTGAGGACAGACATGGAGGATACAAGCCTACAGACAAGCACAagactgacctcaacccagacaaCCTGAAG GGTGGAGATGACCTGGACCCCAACTATGTCATTAGCTCCCGTGTCCGAACAGGCAGGAGCATCCGTGGGTTCTGCCTGCCCCCACACTGCAGCCGTGGAGAGCGAAGGGGTGTTGAGAAAATGTCAGTCGAAG CTCTGGACTCCCTGTCCGGTGACCTGAAGGGGAAGTACTACGCCCTGAAGAACATGACAGATGCTGAGCAGCAGCAGCTAATTGATGACCACTTTCTGTTTGACAAGCCTGTGTCTCCTCTGCTGCTGGCCTCTGGCATGGCCCGGGACTGGCCTGATGGCAGGGGTATCTG GCACAATGATACTAAGACCTTTCTGGTCTGGGTCAATGAGGAGGACCACCTGCGCGTCATCTCCATGCAGAAGGGTGGCAACATGAAGGAGGTGTTCAACCGTTTCTGCACTGGCCTCACAAAG ATTGAAACTCTGTTTAAAGATAAGGGCACTTCATTCATGTGGAATGAGCACTTGGGCTACGTTCTCACCTGCCCATCCAACCTGGGCACAGGGCTACGTGCTGGAGTCCACGTCAAGATCCCCAACATGAGCAAGCATGCCAAATTTGAGGAAGTGCTCAAGAGGCTAAGGCTCCAGAAACGTGGAACCG GTGGGGTGGACACTGCAGCTGTGGGTGGCACCTTCGACATCTCCAACGCAGACCGCCTGGGCTTCTCTGAGGTGGAGCTGGTGCAAATGGTTGTGGATGGTGTCAAGCTGCTGGTTGAGATGGAGAAGAAGCTGGAGAAGGGACAGTCTATTGATGACCTCATGCCTGCCCAGAAGTGA